TAGCGATCGTTCAAGTAGTGAACACAGCGAAACCTGAAGATCACATCCGGGCCACGGAGAGTAGCGCCCGATCGTCCGCCCTGTTGCCCCGGTTTGATTTCCTGCACCCACGCACGCGGATCGGCGCGAACCCCCTTCGGGAAGCGATTCACCCCGCCGACGCCTCCACGCAACCCTGACGATCCGTCCGGAGGCCAGCTTATGTGGCAAGCGTCACGGACACATCTCAACACCCGGGCGTACCTCACCTACGCCCTCGACTACCCGGCGTCGACGGATGGTCGCTTCTGCGTGACGGAAATCCGCCACAAAGGAGCCCTCTTGGCCAGATCGTCCAAGAGAGCCGGGCCGTATCGGCAGGCCCCGCATCGGCGCCGATCTGTACCTGACGTACAGATCACCCGCCGGATGTGTCCGATTCGGCGTCATCGCCCGGGCGCGCGCAGTCGTACGGATCGTCCAACCACCCCTCGGGGAGCACGACCCGGTTGTTCCCGCTCGTCCGCCCGCGCGGACCGTCGGCCCCGGCCGGCCAGACCTGATCGGACTCGACCAGCGCCAGCGTCTCCGCCAGCTCGGCCAGCGAGCCGGAGTTGGCCAGCCGCACCCGCAGCTCCGAGCCCACCGAGAAGCCCTTGGTGTACCAGGCCACGTGCTTGCGGAAGTCGATCACACCGCGGGCCTCGTCGCCGATCCACTCCCCCAGCAGCTGGGCGTGCCGGACCATGGCCCGGGCCACCTCCCCGAAGGTCGGGCGCGCGTGGTCGACCTCGCCCTCGAAGACCGCGACCAGATCCTTGAAGAGCCACGGGCGGCCGAGGCAGCCGCGGCCGACGACGACACCGTCGCAGCCGGTCTCGCGCATCATCCGGAGCGCGTCGTCGGCCGACCAGATGTCGCCGTTGCCGAGCACCGGGATCTCTGCCGGAACGGACTCCTCAGCCGGGCGATGGCCGACCAGTCGGCCGTGCCCCCGTAGTGCTGCGCCGCGGTGCGGCCGTGCAGGGCAATCGCCGAGACGCCCTCCTCCGCACCGATCCGCCCGGCGTCCAGGAACGTCAGGTGGTCGTCGTCGATGCCCTTGCGCATCTTCATCGTCACCGGGAGGTCCCCCGCGTTGGCGACCGCCTCGCGCAGGATGTCGCGCAGCAGGTTCCGCTTGTACGGAAGCGCCGACCCGCCGCCCTTGCGGGTGACCTTGGGCACGGGGCAGCCGAAGTTGAGGTCGATGTGGTCGGCCAGGCCCTCGTCGGCGATCATCCGGGCGGCCTTGCCGACCGTCACCGGATCCACGCCGTAGAGCTGGATCGACCGGGGCTTCTCGCTCGGGTCGAACCTGATCAGCTGCATCGTCTTGGCATTGCGCTCGACCAGCGCCCGGGTGGTGATCATCTCGGAGACGTAGAGCCCCTTGCCCCCGCTCTGCTCCCGGCAGAGCGTCCGGAACGGCGCGTTGGTGATCCCTGCCATGGGCGCCAGCACGACGGGCGGCCACACCTGCATCGGACCGATGTTCAACGGTGCGAACTCGGGAGCCGTGGTCGGGGCGGCGTCGGCGGTGTCAGGCGTGCTGGTCATGCGCGGCAGTCCTCAGCAAGGGGGAATCGGGACTCTCCATTCTCCCTCACCCCGACGGCGGCTCCGGAACTCGGCCGCCCGGCACGGGCGCGGCCCGGCTCAGGAGGACCCGGCGAGCCCGTCGAGGGCCCGCCGGGTCGCGTCGTCCTGCGGGGTGTAGGCGACCAGCCGGTGGCTGGGCCGGGGCCCCAGCCACAGATTGGTGTACTCGAAGCGCAGCAGGCCGACCTCGGGGAGCAGGAACCGCTTCAGCCCGTTGCCCAGGCCCGCGACCTCGTGCTGCTGCCAGGCGGCCTCGAACGCGGGGGAGGCCTTGCGCAGCCTGACCACGAGCGTCTTCCAGGCGGGCTCCGCGCCGTGGTCCGCCATCGCGGCCCTGAACCGCGCCACCAGGCTGGGCTGCGCCTCGTCGATGTCGACCAGCGAGCGCTGGAAGGTCGACTCCGTGAACGCCAGCCACATCAGGTTCCGGTCCTCGAACGGCAGCCGGTCGAGGTCGCCGACGATCCACGTGTACGCGCGGTTGTAGGCCAGCACGTCGTACCGGTTGTTCAGGACCGCCGCGGGCATCGGCTCCAGCTGCGTGAGCAGCAGCCGGACGGCGGGTGTCACGGTGGCGCACTCGACCACCGGGGCCGGGTCGTCCGAGCCGGCCAGGACGAAGAGGTGGGCCCGCTCCGTCGGGTCGAGCAGCAGGGCCCGGGCCACCGACTGCAGCACCTGGGCCGAGACCTGGATGTCCCGACCCTGTTCGAGCCAGGTGTACCAGGTGACCCCCACGGCGGCGAGCTGGGCGACCTCCTCGCGGCGCAGCCCGGGTGTGCGGCGGCGTCCCGTCACGGGGAGGCCCACCTGTTCGGGCGAGATCCGCTCCCGCCTGCTGCGCAGGAACGCCGCCAGCTCCTGCCGCCGCACCGCCGCGGGCCGATCCGCGGCAGGCCGATCCGCGGCAGGCCGGGCGGCGGTCGTCGGTGCGGGCACAGGGGCGGTCGTGGTAGCCATGGTGCCCAGCATGCGCCGTGTCCGAGCCGGTTGCCAGGTGTTCGTGATACCCGGATAAACACTCTCTGGTACCAGGTTCTCCGATGGCGGATCGTCGTGGTCGTGACCCAGCAACTGACTCTTCCGCGGATCGCCGCCCCCGGCCCGGCCAAGCCGTCGCTCGGGGTGGCGGGCCTCGTCACCGTTCTCCTCGGCGCCTTCCTCCCGATGCTCGACTTCTTCATCGTGAACGTCGCGCTCCCCACCATCGACCACGATCTGGCCGCCGGGCCGGCCGTGCTGGAGCTCGTCGCGGCGGGCTACGGCATCGCCTTCGCCGTCCTGCTGGTCCTGGGCGGCAGGCTCGGCGACGCGTTCGGACGGCGGCGGCTGTTCGTCGTCGGCGCCGCCGCGTTCGCGCTGACCTCGCTGGCCTGCGGCATCGCGCCGACGGCCTGGGCCCTGGTGGCGGCCCGGGTGGCCCAGGGCGCCTCCGCCGCTCTCCTGCTGCCCCAGGTCCTGGCCGGCATCACCGCCACCCTCTCCGGTCCGCAGCGCGCCCGGGCCCTCGGCATCTACGGTGCGGTCGGCGGCGTCTCCGTCGTCATCGGCCAGGTGCTGGGCGGGATGATGATCTCCGCCGACCTGTTCGGCACCGGCTGGCGGGCGGTGTTCCTGCTCAACGTCCCGTTCGCGCTGATCACGGCCGCCCTGGCCGTCCGGTACGTCCCGGAGAGCCGGGCCCCCGGGCCGCGGGGGTGGACCTGCCCGGCACCGGCCTGCTGACCGCCGCGCTGCTCTCGCTGTTCGTTCCGCTGATGGAGGGGCGGGCGATCGGGTGGCCGCTGTGGACGTGGGTCTCGCTGGGCGCGTTCCCGTTCCTCGCCGCGGGCTTCGTCCGGACGGAGCGGCGCGCGGAGCGGGCGGGCCGTGTCCCGCTGGTCCCGCTGTCCCTGCTGCGGATCCCCGAGATGCGCCGGGGTCTCGGCATCGCCCTTCCGTTCTTCACCGGCTTCGGCGGCTTCATGTTCGTCGTCGCGATCATGCTGCAGCAGGGCCTGCGGCTCGGTCCGGTGGCGGCGGGGTGGGCCCTGGTGCCGATGGCCACCGGCTACTTCGCGGCCTCGCTGTCGGGCCCGCGGCTGATCGGCCGGTTCGGCAGTCGGGTGATCACCGCCGGGGCGGTCGTCCAGGGCACCGGCCTGATCGTCCTCATCACCACGGTCCTCGCCGACGGGGCCGGCCTCACCCCGCTGCGGATGCTGCCGGGCGTGGCACTGGCCGGCATCGGCCAGGGCCTGATCGGCACGCCGCTGTTCCGGGTGGTGCTGTCGAAAGTCCCGGCCGAGCGGGCCGGGGTCGGCAGCGGTGTCCTGGCGACCGCGCAGCAGTCCAGCCTGGCCCTGGGGGTGGCGACACTCGGCACACTGTTCCTCGCGCTGGCGCCGGGGCTCGGGATGACCCGTGCGCTGGCGCTCGTCCTGACGATCCAGGTGGGCGGGTCGCTGGTGATCGCCCTGCTGAGTTCGCGGCTGCCCCGCTCGGTCGGATGACGGGCGGCGGGTCGGCGGGTCGGCAGTCCGGTCGGCCGGTCGGCCGGTCGGCCGGTCGGCCGGTCGGCCGGTCGGCCGGTCGGTCGGCCGGTCGGCCGACCCGGACGAGGGGCGGCCGGAAAACCGGCAGCCTGCCGTCGGCGAGGGTGAAAGCATGCCGACATGACGACAATTCCGCCCGGCGATCCGACCGACACCCGGACCCGCGACGAACTGGCGGCCGTGGTGCAGGCCGGCGCCCGGCCCAAGTACCTCCTGTTCTGGGGCCACCGTGCCGAGCCGGACGGGCGGATCGGCGCAGGTTCGCTCAGCCAGTGGTGGCCGGCGACGTTCACGGTCGACGGCGTGGTGTACCGGTCGGCCGAGCACTGGATGATGGCCGGCAAGGCACGGCTCTTCGGTGACGAGGAGGCCTGCGAGCGGATCCTCGCCGCCCGGACCCCGGCCGAGGCGAAGAACCTCGGCCGGCTGGTGCGCGGATTCGACGACGCGCTCTGGGTGTCCGAACGCTTCGATCTGGTCGTCCGGGGCAACGTCGCGAAGTTCGGTCAGGACGACGCCCTGCGGGCCTACCTCCTGGGGACGGCGCGGCGGGTGCTGGTGGAGGCCAGCCCGCTCGACCGACTGTGGGGCATCGGTCTCGCTGCGGACCACGACCACGCGACGGCGCCCCACCACTGGCGCGGCCTCAACCTGCTGGGCTTCGCGCTGATGGAGGCGCGGGCCCGGATCGCGGCCGCCTGAGCCCGGCCGCCGACGCGACGCGCGGCGGCGTCCAGCGGCCCGCCCGAGCCGCCCGCCCGAGCCGCCCGCTGTGGCCCGGCGGCACCAACCCGGTTTCCTGGCAGCACCGTTGGCCGAAAGACAGCGGACTCATGCCCGTAACACGCCTGCCGTATCGGCCCGCCAGGATGGCTCGGAGTCAGAGCCGGGGGCCTGTCGGGAGGCTCCCGCGGCGGAGAGGGCTGGTCGGGCGGCGATGACGGTGCAGGAGCTGGGAGCGACCACGGCGGACATCCGGGCGATGCGCGGCGAGTTGGACGAACTGCTGCGGGCCCGGCAGTACGCGACCCACCGCGAGCGGCGACTGGCCGAGGCCGTCCGGACCGCGAGCGAGCCGGACCTGGCGCACGGGTACGCGCAGCCGCACCGGAGCCCGGACCCGGATCTGGTGCGCCAACTCCGGCAGGCACAGACCCTGCGCGAAGGCCTCGGCACTCGGTGCCTGGAGCTGAGCGAGCGGCTGCTCGCCCTGGAGGACCTGCTGCGGCAGTCCGGCCCGGGGGGCCAGGACCAGCTGGACCCCCACCTGCAGACCCGGCGTCAGACCGCGGCTCCTCCGCCCGCGCAGGGCGGGCAGGGCGGCCAGGGAGCGGTGCTGCGGCCCGAGGCCGCACCCGGCGCCCCCACCGTCACGTCGCCCGCATCCGGCCGGCAGCGGCCGACGGGCGCCCGGTTCGGCGGCGCCTTCCAGGGACACGCTCCGGCCCGGGCATCGGCCGCGGCCCCGCCCGGTCTCGCCGGGCCGGTCACCACCGATCCGGTCGGCCCGCCGTCGGCCGTGGGGGAGGTGCCCCCGGCGGCCGCGCCGATGCGTGGCGCCCGCTTCGGCGGAATCCGTCCCGCCGCGGACGGCCTCGACGACGCTGCCCGGCAGACCCGGGACTCCCGGCCCGGCACGCCGTCCGGATCACGCGCGGCGACCGCCGCGCGTGGGGCCGACGACGCCACGCCTGCGCCGCGCGATCCCCGGGACATCTCGGCCCTGGCCGCCCGGATCGCCGACCTGCACCGGCGGGGCGCGGCGCAGGAGTCCGCGGCGGTGACCGCCCAGGCGTCCGTCACCCTGGCCCCGTCCGATGTCGTGGGCCTGGCCGGGCTGTTGCGCACGGGCGGCCCGTACGGCGCGTCCGGCTACCTGGTGCGGGCCGCCGCGCACGGGCCGGCCCGGCAGGCGGCGGACACGCTGGCGGAGCTCCGTCGCGTGGGGCTGGTCGACGAGGCCGCGGAGCTGTTCCACGCGCTGTGGGGGCTGCCGGCGGCGGGGCTGCCGGGTCTGCTGGCCGCACTGGAGCGGGCCGGGCAGGCCGCCGACGGGCAGACGCTGCTGTGGGAGTGGGCGTCCGCTCCCCCGGCGGAGTTGGCCGACCTCTCCTTCCGGCTCGCGGCGGCCGGACGGGACGGCGATGTCCGCAGTCTGCTGCGCCAGACCGCCGGCCGCTCGATCGCCGAGGTGGCGGCCACCGTGCACGTGCTGGACGACCGGTCCGCCGGCGGCGAGGGCGGTCGCCCCGGTCCGGGCCCGGTGGCCGCCCCCGCCGCGGACGGGGGCCGACCCGGTCGGCGGGTCGGGGGTGTCCGCGTCCCTGGCGTCCGTACTGGTGCGGGAGGTGGTGAGGATGCGTTCGGCGTCCGATGTCGGCGGGTTCGCGGCCGCCGTCGCCGACCGGCCGGCGCTCTACCGCGTGCTG
The Kitasatospora paranensis genome window above contains:
- a CDS encoding helix-turn-helix transcriptional regulator, producing the protein MATTTAPVPAPTTAARPAADRPAADRPAAVRRQELAAFLRSRRERISPEQVGLPVTGRRRTPGLRREEVAQLAAVGVTWYTWLEQGRDIQVSAQVLQSVARALLLDPTERAHLFVLAGSDDPAPVVECATVTPAVRLLLTQLEPMPAAVLNNRYDVLAYNRAYTWIVGDLDRLPFEDRNLMWLAFTESTFQRSLVDIDEAQPSLVARFRAAMADHGAEPAWKTLVVRLRKASPAFEAAWQQHEVAGLGNGLKRFLLPEVGLLRFEYTNLWLGPRPSHRLVAYTPQDDATRRALDGLAGSS
- a CDS encoding NADAR family protein gives rise to the protein MTTIPPGDPTDTRTRDELAAVVQAGARPKYLLFWGHRAEPDGRIGAGSLSQWWPATFTVDGVVYRSAEHWMMAGKARLFGDEEACERILAARTPAEAKNLGRLVRGFDDALWVSERFDLVVRGNVAKFGQDDALRAYLLGTARRVLVEASPLDRLWGIGLAADHDHATAPHHWRGLNLLGFALMEARARIAAA